In Paenibacillus sp. 1781tsa1, one DNA window encodes the following:
- a CDS encoding ATP-dependent Clp protease ATP-binding subunit, with protein MMFGRFTERAQKVLALAQEEAVRLGHNNIGTEHILLGLIREGEGIAAKALIGLGLGLEKIQDEVETLIGRGQEQPTNIAYTPRAKKVIELSMDEARKLGHTYVGTEHILLGLIREGEGVAARVLNNLGISLNKARQQVLQLLGSSEAVSSHNGTPANVSTPTLDSLARDLTAYARENNLDPVIGRSKEIERVIQVLSRRTKNNPVLIGEPGVGKTAIAEGLAQKIIANEIPETLRDKRVMTLDMGSVVAGTKYRGEFEDRLKKIMDEIRQAGNIVLFIDELHTLIGAGGAEGAIDASNILKPALARGELQCIGATTLDEYRKYIEKDAALERRFQPITVDQPSPEEAIQILHGLRDRYEAHHRVKITDEAIVQAVKLSDRYITDRFLPDKAIDLIDEAGSKVRLNSYTIPPNLKQLESRLEDIRKEKDAAVQSQEFEKAAALRDTEQKIREELDVTKNQWKEKQGRTDSEVTPEDIAQVVANWTGIPVNKLKEEETQRLMNLESILHERVIGQDEAVKSVSRAVRRARAGLKDPKRPMGSFIFLGPTGVGKTELARALAEAMFGDENAVIRIDMSEYGEKHSTSRLVGAPPGYVGYEEGGQLTEKVRRKPYSVVLLDEIEKAHPEVFNILLQVLEDGRLTDSKGRVVDFRNTLIILTSNVGAEAIKRNSTLGFTAVVDAGADYDNMKGKVMDELKKSFRPEFLNRIDEIIVFHSLEQKHIAEIVTLMSEELRKRLREYEVDFELTDNAKDFLAKAGFDPAYGARPLRRAIQKHIEDKLSEELLTGNVTKGDSLLIDEENGALSVTKKDVIVPSNEEIETK; from the coding sequence ATGATGTTTGGAAGATTTACGGAACGGGCCCAAAAGGTGCTCGCACTCGCGCAGGAAGAAGCTGTCCGTCTCGGTCATAATAACATCGGTACTGAGCATATTTTGCTCGGCCTCATTCGTGAAGGCGAAGGCATCGCAGCCAAAGCACTGATCGGCCTGGGACTCGGATTGGAAAAAATTCAGGATGAAGTAGAAACGCTGATTGGCCGCGGCCAAGAGCAACCTACCAACATTGCATATACGCCACGTGCGAAAAAAGTAATTGAACTGTCTATGGATGAAGCTCGTAAATTGGGCCATACCTATGTAGGCACAGAGCATATCCTGCTCGGATTGATTCGTGAAGGCGAGGGTGTTGCAGCACGTGTGCTCAATAACCTGGGTATCAGCCTGAACAAAGCACGTCAACAAGTGTTACAGTTGCTTGGCAGCAGTGAAGCTGTATCCAGCCATAATGGAACACCTGCCAATGTCAGCACACCAACACTGGACAGTCTGGCACGTGACCTCACGGCATACGCCAGAGAGAATAACCTTGACCCAGTCATTGGGCGTAGCAAAGAAATTGAGCGTGTCATTCAGGTGCTCAGCCGTCGTACCAAGAACAACCCCGTATTGATCGGTGAGCCAGGTGTAGGTAAAACAGCGATTGCTGAAGGACTTGCACAAAAAATCATTGCGAATGAGATTCCGGAAACATTGCGTGACAAACGTGTAATGACTCTGGACATGGGTTCAGTAGTTGCTGGAACCAAATATCGTGGTGAGTTCGAAGATCGTCTGAAAAAAATCATGGATGAGATTCGCCAAGCAGGTAACATTGTCCTGTTCATTGACGAATTGCATACCTTGATTGGCGCAGGCGGAGCTGAAGGTGCCATCGATGCTTCTAATATTTTGAAACCGGCTCTGGCCCGTGGAGAATTGCAATGTATCGGTGCGACAACACTGGATGAATATCGCAAATACATCGAGAAGGATGCAGCGCTTGAGCGTCGTTTCCAACCGATTACTGTAGATCAGCCTTCTCCGGAAGAAGCGATTCAAATTTTGCACGGCTTGCGTGACCGTTATGAGGCGCATCACCGCGTGAAAATTACGGATGAAGCGATTGTGCAGGCGGTTAAGCTGTCTGACCGTTACATCACAGACCGTTTCCTGCCAGACAAAGCGATTGACCTGATTGACGAGGCGGGTTCCAAAGTAAGATTGAACTCTTACACGATCCCACCAAACCTGAAACAACTGGAAAGCCGTCTGGAAGATATTCGCAAGGAAAAAGACGCTGCAGTTCAAAGCCAGGAGTTCGAAAAAGCAGCCGCTCTGCGTGATACGGAACAAAAAATCCGTGAAGAGCTGGATGTAACGAAGAATCAATGGAAAGAAAAACAAGGTCGCACGGATTCCGAAGTAACACCTGAGGATATCGCACAAGTGGTAGCCAACTGGACAGGAATTCCGGTGAACAAGCTGAAAGAAGAAGAGACGCAGCGCCTGATGAATCTGGAATCGATTCTGCATGAACGTGTTATCGGCCAGGATGAGGCTGTGAAGTCGGTCAGTCGTGCGGTTCGTCGTGCACGTGCTGGATTGAAAGATCCAAAACGTCCGATGGGTTCATTTATCTTCCTCGGTCCTACAGGGGTAGGTAAAACAGAACTTGCTCGTGCTCTGGCTGAAGCGATGTTTGGCGATGAAAATGCAGTAATCCGTATTGATATGTCCGAATATGGTGAGAAGCATTCGACTTCCCGACTCGTCGGAGCGCCTCCAGGATATGTTGGATATGAAGAAGGTGGCCAGCTGACAGAGAAAGTTCGTCGCAAACCATATTCCGTTGTCCTGCTCGATGAAATCGAGAAAGCACATCCGGAAGTATTCAATATCTTGCTGCAAGTGCTTGAGGATGGTCGTCTAACGGATTCCAAAGGTCGCGTTGTTGACTTCCGGAATACGCTGATTATCCTGACATCCAACGTGGGTGCTGAAGCGATCAAACGTAACTCTACACTGGGCTTCACAGCAGTTGTGGATGCAGGTGCGGATTATGATAACATGAAGGGTAAAGTCATGGATGAGCTGAAGAAAAGCTTCCGTCCAGAGTTCCTTAACCGGATTGATGAAATTATCGTATTCCACTCTCTGGAACAGAAACACATTGCAGAGATTGTTACCCTCATGAGTGAAGAGCTTCGCAAACGACTGCGTGAATACGAGGTTGACTTCGAACTCACCGACAATGCCAAGGATTTCCTGGCCAAAGCCGGCTTCGATCCAGCTTACGGTGCGCGTCCGCTTCGTCGGGCGATTCAGAAGCATATCGAGGACAAATTGTCTGAAGAGCTGCTTACAGGTAACGTAACCAAGGGCGATTCATTACTCATTGACGAAGAGAACGGAGCACTGTCTGTAACGAAAAAAGACGTGATTGTTCCTTCTAATGAGGAAATCGAAACCAAATAA
- a CDS encoding UvrB/UvrC motif-containing protein, whose protein sequence is MLCQECNKRPATLHFTKIVNGEKTEFHICESCAREKGEMIPGTAGGFSIHNLLSGLLDFDPAGKSGSAGTPPAKALQCEECGMTYAQFSKIGRFGCSSCYKYFDSRLDPLFKRVHGSTSHVGKVPARAGGRIKVKRQIADLKRELQESIAQEEFEEAAQIRDQIRGLEKGIAQE, encoded by the coding sequence ATGCTGTGCCAAGAATGTAATAAACGTCCGGCGACACTACATTTTACGAAGATTGTAAATGGAGAGAAGACGGAATTCCATATTTGTGAGTCATGTGCCCGCGAAAAAGGGGAAATGATTCCTGGAACAGCAGGTGGGTTTTCCATTCACAACTTGTTGTCCGGGTTGCTTGATTTTGATCCAGCCGGCAAAAGTGGATCGGCAGGAACACCACCTGCAAAAGCACTTCAGTGTGAAGAGTGTGGTATGACGTACGCACAATTCAGCAAGATAGGCCGATTTGGCTGCAGTTCATGTTATAAATATTTTGACAGCCGTCTGGACCCTTTGTTCAAGCGGGTTCATGGTAGTACGTCCCATGTAGGCAAAGTGCCTGCACGAGCTGGTGGTCGCATTAAGGTGAAACGGCAAATCGCTGATCTGAAGCGTGAGCTCCAGGAGAGCATCGCCCAAGAGGAATTTGAAGAGGCGGCTCAGATCCGTGACCAGATCAGAGGACTTGAAAAAGGAATAGCTCAGGAGTAA
- the ispF gene encoding 2-C-methyl-D-erythritol 2,4-cyclodiphosphate synthase — MIRVGQGFDVHQLVEGRPCIIGGVTIPYEKGLLGHSDADVLLHAISDAILGALALGDIGKHFPDTDPEFKDADSLKLLEHVWQLVKDRGYKLGNIDSTIIAQKPKMAPYIPQMAELIAKALEADVTQVNVKATTTEQLGFPGRGEGIAAQSVVCLVRV; from the coding sequence ATGATACGTGTAGGACAGGGATTTGATGTTCATCAGCTGGTAGAGGGACGACCGTGTATTATTGGCGGAGTAACGATTCCTTATGAAAAAGGACTGCTGGGTCACTCGGACGCAGACGTGCTGTTGCACGCGATTAGTGATGCCATTTTGGGTGCGCTGGCACTCGGGGATATTGGCAAGCACTTCCCGGATACTGATCCGGAATTCAAGGATGCCGACAGCCTGAAATTGCTGGAGCATGTATGGCAGCTTGTGAAGGATCGCGGATATAAGCTGGGAAATATCGATTCAACGATTATTGCCCAGAAGCCGAAGATGGCTCCTTACATCCCACAGATGGCTGAGTTGATTGCCAAGGCACTGGAAGCGGATGTAACACAGGTGAACGTGAAAGCAACAACAACAGAGCAACTGGGATTCCCGGGACGGGGAGAGGGCATTGCCGCTCAATCCGTTGTTTGCCTTGTTCGTGTGTGA
- the radA gene encoding DNA repair protein RadA yields MAKVKTKFQCTECGYEAPKWYGKCPGCQSWNSMVEETETVVKTQGRNSPLFDSKDKPLPIIDIDSGQEPRVQTGIGELNRVLGGGIVPGSLVLVGGDPGIGKSTLMLQTSHALTHSGLRVLYVSGEESVKQTKLRADRLGALSAELYVLCETNMERVEEAVDQIQPHFLVIDSIQTVYLPEVTSAPGSVAQVRECTSRFMRIAKGRGIATVLVGHVTKEGAIAGPRMLEHMVDCVLYFEGERHHTYRLLRAVKNRFGSTNEIGIFEMGEDGLREVGNPSELFLSERPLGVAGSTVVASMEGTRPLLVELQALISTTHFPSPRRMATGVDLHRLNLIIAVLEKRMGMFLQTQDAYLNVAGGVRLDEPAVDLAVAVSIASSLRDVPTKPDDVIFGEIGLTGEVRAVSRAEQRVKEAAKLGFKRVILPEKSLKGWKHPRGIQLIGVNTVADALAVALD; encoded by the coding sequence GTGGCCAAAGTTAAAACCAAGTTTCAATGTACGGAATGCGGCTATGAAGCCCCCAAGTGGTACGGCAAGTGTCCGGGTTGTCAGTCATGGAATTCAATGGTGGAAGAAACAGAGACGGTGGTCAAAACACAAGGGAGAAATTCTCCTCTGTTTGACAGTAAAGATAAACCGCTTCCTATCATAGATATAGATAGCGGTCAGGAACCGCGTGTACAGACTGGAATCGGAGAGTTGAACCGGGTATTGGGTGGCGGAATCGTTCCAGGTTCACTCGTTCTGGTGGGTGGAGACCCAGGTATCGGTAAATCAACGTTGATGTTGCAGACGTCCCATGCTTTGACGCATTCGGGTCTACGTGTGTTATATGTTTCAGGTGAGGAATCAGTCAAGCAAACCAAATTGCGGGCGGATCGTCTCGGGGCACTCTCTGCCGAGTTGTATGTGCTGTGTGAAACCAATATGGAACGTGTAGAGGAAGCGGTGGATCAGATCCAGCCGCATTTTCTTGTCATCGACTCCATTCAGACGGTGTATCTTCCCGAAGTTACCAGTGCGCCAGGTAGTGTAGCACAGGTAAGGGAATGTACGTCAAGGTTCATGCGGATTGCCAAAGGCAGAGGCATTGCAACGGTTCTTGTGGGGCATGTTACCAAAGAAGGTGCCATTGCCGGTCCACGTATGTTAGAACATATGGTGGATTGCGTGCTTTATTTTGAAGGCGAACGCCATCATACGTATCGCCTGCTGCGTGCGGTGAAGAACCGTTTTGGTTCCACCAATGAGATTGGCATTTTTGAAATGGGCGAGGATGGACTTCGTGAGGTGGGCAACCCGTCTGAACTGTTTTTGTCGGAACGCCCACTGGGTGTAGCGGGTTCTACGGTAGTTGCCAGTATGGAGGGCACACGTCCTCTGCTCGTGGAATTGCAGGCGTTGATCTCGACCACCCATTTCCCTTCTCCACGCCGTATGGCAACAGGGGTAGACCTGCATCGATTAAATCTGATCATTGCAGTGCTGGAGAAGCGGATGGGCATGTTTTTACAAACCCAGGATGCATATCTTAACGTGGCTGGTGGAGTAAGGCTCGATGAGCCCGCGGTAGATTTGGCGGTTGCGGTCAGCATTGCATCCAGCTTGAGAGATGTACCGACCAAGCCGGATGACGTCATCTTTGGCGAGATCGGTCTCACAGGTGAAGTTCGAGCCGTATCACGAGCCGAACAACGAGTGAAGGAAGCCGCGAAGCTGGGCTTCAAGCGTGTCATTTTACCAGAAAAAAGCTTAAAGGGCTGGAAACATCCTCGCGGGATACAACTGATCGGTGTGAATACCGTGGCAGATGCACTAGCGGTTGCTTTAGATTAG
- the disA gene encoding DNA integrity scanning diadenylate cyclase DisA, whose amino-acid sequence MKDSSQLDNMNELLRLIAPGTPFREGLENVLRAKTGALLVVGYSPEVMEVVDGGFSINCDFSPNYLYELAKMDGAIILSEDLKRILYANTQLIPDSSISSSETGIRHRTAERVAKQTGKLVVSISQRRNIITLYQGTLRYSLKEIGVILTKANQAIQTLEKYKAVLTQSLTNLSASEFEELVTIPEVVNVIQRTEMVMRIKTEIKRYIHELGNEGRLISMQMEELVGTTEEEAWLLYKDYARDDSDDKIREIIVGLKRLSDDELLDAHHIVRLLGYPSSAATSEDSVAPRGFRVLNKIPRLPNVIIHNLVDQFEQLPHVIMATIEELDEVDGIGEVRARTIKEGLKRLQEQMFIDRQM is encoded by the coding sequence ATGAAAGATTCGAGCCAACTGGATAATATGAATGAATTATTAAGGCTGATCGCACCAGGTACACCTTTCCGCGAAGGTCTGGAAAATGTGCTGCGCGCCAAGACGGGCGCACTGCTTGTTGTAGGATACAGCCCTGAAGTCATGGAAGTGGTGGATGGGGGATTCTCGATTAACTGTGATTTCTCCCCCAACTATCTGTACGAACTCGCCAAGATGGATGGTGCCATCATTCTTAGCGAAGATCTGAAGCGTATTCTTTACGCCAATACCCAGTTAATCCCGGACTCTTCGATCTCTTCATCAGAGACGGGGATTCGTCACCGGACGGCAGAGCGTGTAGCAAAGCAAACGGGTAAATTGGTCGTATCCATATCACAGCGCCGGAATATCATTACCTTGTATCAGGGAACACTTCGTTATTCCCTCAAGGAAATCGGGGTTATTTTGACCAAAGCGAATCAAGCGATTCAAACCCTGGAGAAATACAAAGCTGTATTAACACAGTCCCTTACAAATCTGAGCGCCTCTGAATTTGAGGAACTGGTGACGATTCCTGAAGTGGTTAATGTGATTCAGCGTACCGAAATGGTGATGCGGATCAAAACGGAGATCAAACGATACATTCATGAACTCGGGAATGAGGGACGACTCATTTCCATGCAAATGGAAGAGCTTGTGGGTACAACGGAAGAAGAAGCCTGGTTGCTGTATAAAGACTATGCCCGTGACGACAGTGATGACAAAATCCGTGAAATTATCGTGGGACTGAAAAGATTGTCGGACGATGAATTGCTGGATGCACACCATATTGTCCGTCTGCTCGGTTATCCTTCATCAGCGGCCACTTCAGAGGATTCGGTTGCACCTCGTGGATTCCGGGTATTAAATAAGATCCCCCGCCTGCCCAATGTCATTATCCATAACCTGGTGGATCAATTCGAACAATTGCCTCATGTTATTATGGCTACAATTGAAGAACTGGACGAAGTGGACGGTATTGGTGAAGTTCGTGCCCGGACCATTAAGGAAGGCCTCAAACGTTTGCAGGAGCAGATGTTTATCGACAGGCAGATGTAA
- a CDS encoding CtsR family transcriptional regulator codes for MRNISDIIERYLKSILHESPEGMVEIQRNDLADQFSCVPSQINYVISTRFTLEKGYLVESKRGGGGYVRIQRIELPAHSALHNHLHHSIGDEIGQTAAEGLIYQLEEARFLSKREAGLMRAAVSREVILVKLPYRDQIRARMLKAMLISLLGK; via the coding sequence ATGCGTAATATCTCTGATATTATCGAACGATATCTGAAGAGTATTTTGCATGAAAGTCCCGAAGGAATGGTTGAAATTCAGCGTAATGATCTGGCAGATCAGTTCTCATGTGTACCTTCCCAGATCAATTATGTCATCAGCACACGTTTTACACTCGAGAAGGGATACCTGGTAGAGAGTAAACGCGGTGGTGGTGGTTATGTTCGCATACAGCGCATTGAATTACCAGCCCATTCAGCTCTGCATAATCATTTGCACCATAGTATTGGTGATGAGATCGGGCAGACAGCTGCCGAAGGTCTGATTTATCAATTGGAAGAAGCACGTTTCTTGAGCAAGCGTGAAGCTGGGTTGATGCGAGCAGCTGTATCTAGAGAGGTTATATTGGTCAAACTTCCTTACCGGGATCAAATTCGTGCCAGAATGTTAAAGGCGATGTTAATATCTTTGCTCGGTAAATGA
- the ispD gene encoding 2-C-methyl-D-erythritol 4-phosphate cytidylyltransferase, translated as MDKGWGVVIVAAGRGTRMGTTESKQFLLLQDKPVFIHTLEVFAALDEIREMVLVTGAADVERCQDWVKEYQLDSRVRVIPGGKERQHSVHKGLEALGTDWVLVHDGVRPFVNHEQIKGCMAAATSSGGAAVLAVPVKDTIKQVNAEGVVTATPDRSSLWSIQTPQAFRLSSLLSAYESAEQDGFLGTDDAMLAERQGMSVKVVEGNYTNIKLTTPEDLQYAAFLLGGEKKR; from the coding sequence ATGGATAAAGGGTGGGGCGTTGTCATTGTGGCAGCAGGTCGCGGAACCCGGATGGGGACGACCGAGAGCAAACAGTTTCTGTTGCTGCAGGACAAGCCCGTTTTCATACATACGCTTGAGGTATTTGCTGCGCTGGACGAGATCCGCGAGATGGTGCTGGTCACAGGAGCTGCAGATGTTGAACGCTGCCAGGATTGGGTAAAAGAATACCAACTGGATTCACGTGTCCGTGTTATCCCCGGAGGGAAAGAGAGACAACATTCTGTCCATAAAGGCCTTGAGGCACTTGGGACGGATTGGGTTCTCGTTCACGACGGGGTACGTCCTTTTGTGAACCATGAGCAGATCAAGGGATGCATGGCGGCTGCCACATCCAGTGGTGGAGCTGCTGTACTGGCGGTTCCCGTGAAGGATACGATCAAACAAGTGAATGCGGAGGGAGTCGTTACGGCGACACCAGATCGTAGCAGTCTGTGGAGCATTCAAACCCCGCAGGCTTTTCGTCTTTCTTCCCTGCTCTCCGCCTACGAATCAGCCGAGCAGGACGGATTTCTGGGAACAGATGACGCCATGCTGGCTGAACGTCAGGGTATGTCGGTCAAGGTTGTGGAAGGCAATTATACGAATATCAAATTAACAACGCCGGAAGATTTGCAATACGCTGCGTTTTTGCTGGGGGGAGAGAAGAAGCGATGA
- a CDS encoding protein arginine kinase, with protein sequence MPNLRFTEKALSDWMRSDAADSEIVISSRVRIARNLQHVPFPMLASNEQSEEVLNKLSEVLQYDDVHAFGDFHTLDLIDIDELDKRVLVEKHLISPSLANESRNGAVILSEDESVSIMINEEDHLRIQCLYPGFQVKEAWEKASAIDDAFEAHVDYAFDDRRGYLTSCPTNVGTGVRASVMMHLPALVMTQQIGRILTAVSQVGLTVRGIYGEGSEAMGNLFQISNQITLGQTEQEVIENLHGVVLQMIGHERTARERLITDSRLRITDRVMRSYGILSHAAIVDSKEAAQRLSDVRLGVDLGLLDGLSITVMNELNVMTQPGFLQKTYGEDMRTDERDIYRAQLIRDTINAAKQP encoded by the coding sequence ATGCCTAATCTGCGCTTTACAGAGAAGGCGCTCAGCGACTGGATGCGCAGTGATGCGGCTGATTCCGAAATCGTCATTAGCAGCCGTGTCCGGATTGCGCGCAACCTTCAGCATGTTCCGTTTCCGATGCTGGCTTCTAATGAGCAATCGGAAGAGGTGCTGAATAAGCTGAGCGAAGTACTTCAATACGATGACGTTCATGCCTTTGGGGATTTTCATACTTTGGATCTGATCGATATTGACGAACTCGACAAACGGGTGCTGGTGGAGAAACATCTCATCAGTCCAAGTCTTGCGAATGAATCCAGGAATGGTGCGGTTATTCTCAGTGAGGATGAGTCTGTCAGTATTATGATTAATGAAGAAGATCATCTTCGTATCCAGTGCCTCTATCCGGGGTTCCAGGTGAAAGAAGCCTGGGAGAAAGCTTCCGCAATAGATGATGCTTTTGAAGCGCACGTGGATTATGCTTTTGATGATCGCAGAGGATACTTAACCAGCTGTCCTACTAATGTAGGTACAGGTGTCAGAGCATCTGTCATGATGCACCTGCCTGCCTTGGTGATGACGCAGCAGATTGGCCGTATTTTAACCGCAGTTTCCCAAGTGGGATTGACTGTAAGAGGGATATACGGTGAAGGCAGCGAAGCTATGGGTAACCTGTTCCAGATCTCGAATCAGATTACACTGGGGCAGACCGAACAGGAAGTCATTGAGAACCTGCATGGTGTTGTTTTACAGATGATTGGTCATGAACGTACAGCCAGAGAACGGTTAATTACCGACTCCAGACTTCGAATTACGGATCGTGTCATGCGTTCTTACGGCATATTGTCTCATGCAGCTATTGTAGATTCCAAGGAAGCTGCACAACGCTTATCGGATGTACGCCTTGGCGTGGATCTCGGCTTGTTGGATGGACTGTCTATCACGGTAATGAATGAGTTGAATGTGATGACACAGCCGGGATTTTTGCAGAAAACATATGGCGAAGATATGCGGACAGATGAACGTGACATCTATCGTGCTCAGTTGATTCGTGATACGATCAATGCAGCGAAGCAGCCCTAG
- the pssA gene encoding CDP-diacylglycerol--serine O-phosphatidyltransferase, producing MLTRFIPNLFTLGNLFLGMMAILLAIDGNYSLAAIMVIVAMLLDGLDGRVARALNAQSEFGKELDSLSDMVSFGAAPALIIFMVSFQDSMPILAWIATAAFPICGAIRLARFNVRPGIPGYFTGLPIPAAGGVLATLSLFNKDIGPVSMMIATLLLSYLMVSSLKYPNFKKVGLPRKAIWIAPWVVLFAIAVAVIFPEQLSKLIFIPLVLYALYGMKHNVRTAASRSRAKKRKDEKSSRPSDR from the coding sequence ATGCTAACCAGATTCATTCCGAATCTCTTTACCCTGGGTAATCTGTTTCTTGGAATGATGGCAATTTTGCTTGCGATTGATGGAAATTACAGTTTGGCTGCCATTATGGTCATTGTAGCGATGCTGCTGGATGGTCTGGATGGCAGAGTGGCACGTGCACTCAATGCCCAAAGCGAATTCGGCAAAGAACTGGATTCCTTGTCTGATATGGTTTCCTTTGGTGCAGCACCAGCCCTGATCATATTTATGGTGTCGTTTCAAGATTCGATGCCGATTCTCGCCTGGATCGCAACAGCGGCTTTTCCGATCTGTGGAGCCATTCGTCTTGCCCGGTTTAATGTTCGTCCGGGAATCCCCGGGTACTTCACAGGTTTGCCGATTCCGGCAGCCGGCGGAGTGTTGGCCACATTGTCCTTGTTTAACAAGGATATCGGTCCGGTCAGCATGATGATTGCTACGTTGCTGTTATCATACCTGATGGTGAGTTCGCTTAAGTATCCCAATTTCAAAAAGGTTGGTTTGCCGCGTAAGGCAATCTGGATTGCCCCATGGGTTGTGTTATTTGCGATAGCCGTAGCCGTGATTTTCCCGGAGCAGTTATCCAAATTGATTTTTATTCCGCTGGTGTTATACGCCTTGTATGGGATGAAGCATAACGTGCGAACAGCGGCCTCGCGTAGTCGGGCGAAAAAGCGCAAGGATGAGAAATCTTCACGTCCTTCCGATCGTTAA
- a CDS encoding PIN/TRAM domain-containing protein produces MWKKGILTFTGLCGAWFGYTAYHLAGKSVPWMAEWIQSAGLLGAGISTLLGAVMFMAVCNIGGTLMADRLHSGIDSLAKVPMNELAAGAAGTVAGLLVALLLYPVVGWMGTAGEVLQVALTVISAYSGYTLAMAKKDDLGAFWMSGRWGHPEVDEDRRMEEHKILDTSVIIDGRIADICKTGFIEGTIVIPEFVLEELQHIADSSDLLKRNRGRRGLDILNKIQKELDVKVLIYEGDFEEISEVDSKLVKLAKVLQGKVVTNDFNLNKVCELQGVSVLNINDLANAVKPVVLPGEEIMVQIIKDGKEHGQGVAYLDDGTMIVVEGGREYIGMMMEVLVTSVLQTSAGRMIFAKPKLLEKAQ; encoded by the coding sequence ATGTGGAAAAAAGGCATTTTAACTTTTACAGGATTGTGCGGTGCATGGTTCGGCTACACGGCATATCATCTGGCAGGAAAATCGGTCCCATGGATGGCGGAGTGGATTCAGTCCGCAGGATTACTGGGAGCTGGTATATCGACGCTGCTGGGAGCTGTAATGTTTATGGCTGTATGTAATATTGGTGGAACATTGATGGCAGACAGGCTGCATAGTGGAATCGATTCATTGGCAAAAGTACCTATGAACGAACTGGCTGCAGGTGCCGCAGGTACCGTTGCTGGGTTGCTGGTGGCCTTATTGCTCTACCCTGTTGTGGGATGGATGGGAACGGCAGGAGAAGTGCTGCAAGTGGCGCTAACGGTGATTAGTGCTTATTCCGGCTACACCCTTGCCATGGCGAAGAAAGACGATCTGGGGGCCTTCTGGATGTCTGGGCGATGGGGTCATCCCGAGGTGGACGAGGATAGACGGATGGAAGAACATAAAATTCTGGATACCAGTGTTATTATCGATGGGCGTATCGCTGACATATGCAAAACCGGATTTATTGAAGGTACGATCGTAATCCCGGAATTTGTTCTGGAGGAGCTGCAGCATATTGCCGATTCATCGGATCTGCTCAAGCGGAACAGAGGACGGCGTGGACTGGACATTTTGAACAAAATCCAGAAGGAACTCGATGTAAAAGTCCTCATCTACGAAGGGGATTTCGAGGAAATTTCCGAGGTGGACAGCAAACTTGTCAAACTGGCTAAAGTGCTTCAGGGCAAAGTGGTCACCAATGACTTTAACCTAAACAAAGTGTGCGAACTCCAGGGTGTATCTGTGTTAAACATTAATGATCTCGCCAATGCGGTGAAGCCGGTTGTTCTGCCAGGTGAGGAGATCATGGTGCAGATCATCAAGGATGGCAAGGAGCATGGTCAAGGTGTAGCCTATCTGGATGATGGCACAATGATCGTTGTGGAGGGCGGACGCGAGTATATTGGCATGATGATGGAAGTGTTGGTAACCAGTGTGTTGCAGACTTCAGCGGGACGAATGATTTTTGCCAAGCCTAAACTGTTGGAAAAAGCCCAATAA